The following are encoded together in the Cynocephalus volans isolate mCynVol1 chromosome 4, mCynVol1.pri, whole genome shotgun sequence genome:
- the LOC134375744 gene encoding uncharacterized protein LOC134375744 isoform X1, whose product MNHTSQTFFTRANTGLSENYEMLKEEHEVAVLGTPQSSAPVTSTVINIRSDTSVPDHVVWSLFNTLFMNWCCLGFIAFAYSVKGQEDGGRRDWGPGLCLHRQVPEHLRSHHQHHKDRDSHRPFHHFLRCNLRSISQIIQNLGGHQRCPWSPPCTTGPAPWGCGPVPGLHAFIL is encoded by the exons ATGAACCACACTTCCCAAACCTTCTTCACTCGCGCCAACACCGGCCTCTCCGAAAACTACGAGATGCTCAAGGAGGAGCACGAGGTAGCTGTGCTGGGGACGCCCCAGAGCTCGGCTCCTGTGACATCCACCGTGATCAACATCCGCAGCGACACCTCCGTGCCCGACCATGTGGTCTGGTCCCTGTTCAACACGCTCTTCATGAACTGGTGCTGCCTGGGCTTTATCGCGTTCGCCTACTCCGTGAAG GGACAGGAAGATGGTGGGCGACGTGACTGGGGCCCAGGCCTATGCCTCCACCGCCAGGTGCCTGAACATCTCCGCTCTCATCATCAGCATCATAAAGATCGTGATAGTCATCGTCCTTTTCATCATTTTCTCAGATGTAATCTTCGGAGCATTTCGCAGATAATACAGAATCTTGGAGGCCACCAGCGGTGCCCATGGTCTCCACCATGCACCACTGGCCCTGCCCCCTGGGGCTGTGGCCCTGTCCCTGGGCTCCATGCTTTCATACTGTAG
- the LOC134375744 gene encoding interferon-induced transmembrane protein 3-like isoform X2, producing MNHTSQTFFTRANTGLSENYEMLKEEHEVAVLGTPQSSAPVTSTVINIRSDTSVPDHVVWSLFNTLFMNWCCLGFIAFAYSVKSRDRKMVGDVTGAQAYASTARCLNISALIISIIKIVIVIVLFIIFSDVIFGAFRR from the exons ATGAACCACACTTCCCAAACCTTCTTCACTCGCGCCAACACCGGCCTCTCCGAAAACTACGAGATGCTCAAGGAGGAGCACGAGGTAGCTGTGCTGGGGACGCCCCAGAGCTCGGCTCCTGTGACATCCACCGTGATCAACATCCGCAGCGACACCTCCGTGCCCGACCATGTGGTCTGGTCCCTGTTCAACACGCTCTTCATGAACTGGTGCTGCCTGGGCTTTATCGCGTTCGCCTACTCCGTGAAG TCTAGGGACAGGAAGATGGTGGGCGACGTGACTGGGGCCCAGGCCTATGCCTCCACCGCCAGGTGCCTGAACATCTCCGCTCTCATCATCAGCATCATAAAGATCGTGATAGTCATCGTCCTTTTCATCATTTTCTCAGATGTAATCTTCGGAGCATTTCGCAGATAA
- the IFITM5 gene encoding interferon-induced transmembrane protein 5, which produces MDTSYPREDPRAPTPHKADSAGHTALTLGAPRPPPRDHLIWSVFSTLYLNLCCLGFLALAYSIKARDQKVAGDLEAARRLGSRAKCYNILAVMWTLVPPLLLLGLVVTGALHLSRLAKDSAAFFSTKFDDTDYD; this is translated from the exons ATGGACACGTCGTACCCCCGTGAGGACCCCCGGGCCCCGACGCCCCACAAGGCCGACAGCGCCGGCCACACGGCCCTGACGCTGGGGGCGCCGCGACCCCCGCCTCGGGACCACTTGATCTGGTCGGTCTTCAGCACCCTCTACCTGAACCTGTGCTGCCTCGGCTTCCTGGCGCTGGCCTACTCCATCAAG GCCCGAGACCAGAAGGTGGCTGGGGATCTGGAGGCGGCCCGGCGTTTGGGCTCCAGAGCCAAGTGCTACAACATCCTGGCTGTGATGTGGACACTAGTGCCACCCCTGCTGCTCCTGGGGCTGGTGGTGACTGGCGCCCTGCACCTGTCCCGGCTGGCCAAGGACTCTGCAGCTTTCTTCAGCACCAAGTTCGATGACACAGACTATGACTGA